Proteins encoded by one window of Channa argus isolate prfri chromosome 13, Channa argus male v1.0, whole genome shotgun sequence:
- the LOC137138980 gene encoding helicase ARIP4-like isoform X3 encodes MDQSHGTPFSSENETQEGDPGAWQCTPPPSTSPVGETPAHPPHSQPASRPCSRPASQSPSPPIPLSGTKKRSSKPAHMRRNIRKLLREHQLEAVTKAAQQEELERRHRLEQQRRQDLPVPLLPEYTTGDVTKHVSSSSASTASLREVKPARQDVICLDSSSTGISEDESKTNVPALSTEHRHKTDVIDVSSGEDDTIVHVSKESTNEEEESEPSGAHANDALNRPDARGRVLVNLNHPAEEEDIFLSPQLAQAVKPHQIGGIRFLYDNLVESVERFSSSSGFGCILAHSMGLGKTLQVISFIDVLFRHTQAHTVLAIVPVNTLQNWLSEFNMWVPPQEAFPPDTDPALVMHRTFKVHILNDEHKNMVTRARVVEDWARDGGVLLMGYEMYRLLSLKKNLMAGRKKKNKKTTGPVVINLDEEDRQQELLKGIERALARPGPDVVICDEGHRIKNCHASTSQALKNIRTRRRVVLTGYPLQNNLIEYWCMVDFVRPNFLGTRQEFSNMFERPILNGQCVDSTPQDIQLMRYRSHVLHSLLEGFVQRRGHDVLKDQLPSKEEHVILVRLSPLQRALYKEFMNRFREAGNTGWLSLNPLKAFCVCCKIWNHPDVLYEALQKENLASDQDLDLDDITSTGPARCPAAPNQKSNPLENPNPIGGLSLNQLQEKANQVITYEWAKDIMCDYKPGMLENSAKMVLLFHLIEESIRKGDKLLVFSQSLSTLTVIEEFLAKRTVPTSPHTSGRDRPNHNWVRNLNYYRLDGSTTASERERLINQFNDPSNTSAWVFLLSTRAGCLGVNLIGANRVVVFDASWNPCHDAQAVCRVYRYGQRKPCHIYRLVCDFTLEKKIYDRQISKQGMSDRVVDDLNPVLTFTRREVESLLHFVEEEPNPSQVQLPPQDSVESVLRKMLHLYPHLITKQPFPHESLLMDRREMKLSRAEKKAAKKGYEEEKRASVPYTRPSYAHYYPASDQSLTNIPAFSQRNWRPPPRTEDKPVPSIRPGQSTPVPMVPRQASSGSASGNSSSRSSLGGFPVNCLQKAGVFVQKIVTTTDIVIPGTNSSTDVQARITAGESIHIIRGTKGTYIRTSDGRIFAIRAANKAKAAEESATAPPKDSQVPPEDISTSGNIGCLSPDKKHQVPFNSVPRPLSPDSPEIINELQHYTCGMGAGSAPASGAQPERTAESNVNSLPSPKLVQTNGSSGTGFPSGSISHHDPPVTSVIQPNMDAMAAQDLRTGSKRKASSPSLDERPHKQPPASKHSSAPVASQGFSFTGSYGLPPLGLSPAMLGGSLGHSLFMGGGSPYFQPPHTQLGDPSYMYPDLFGLGGASTAPISSSSTSLTTTTTIAVTSSSSSSSSAKVKAASSVPGALPPFMLSPSMAGMAGMLPPGFPLSYSQSLASLYTGAMLPGGLPGPAATPGPAGASFLSQYPLVATSSSSSSSPSSFSPSARPEGLRGSVLVNGSNISSASSTDDDDDDVIEVGGQ; translated from the exons GAAGTTACTTAGAGAGCATCAGTTGGAGGCAGTGACCAAAGCCGcccagcaggaggagctggagaggagGCATCGtttggagcagcagagaagacAGGATCTCCCAGTACCACTGCTGCCTGAATACACAACTG GCGATGTGACAAAGCATGTGTCTTCATCGTCTGCATCAACAGCATCACTGCGAGAAGTGAAGCCAGCCAGACAGGACGTGATCTGCCTGGACTCCAGCAGCACTGGCATCAGCGAGGATGAGAGCAAAACTAACGTACCAGCCCTTTCTACagagcacagacacaaaacag ATGTGATAGATGTGAGCTCAGGCGAGGACGACACCATTGTCCATGTCAGCAAAGAGTCCACTAACGAGGAAGAAGAGAGCGAGCCGAGCGGTGCGCACGCCAACGACGCCCTCAATCGACCAGACGCTCGGGGCAGGGTGCTGGTCAACCTTAACCACCCagcggaggaggaggacatTTTTCTGTCGCCTCAGCTGGCACAAGCTGTCAAACCTCACCAG ATTGGTGGGATCCGTTTCCTGTATGACAACCTCGTGGAGTCGGTGGAGcgtttcagcagcagcagcggatTCGGCTGTATCCTCGCTCACAGCATGGGCCTGGGCAAAACGCTGCAGGTCATCTCCTTCATCGACGTCCTGTTCAGACACACCCAAGCTCACACTGTGCTCGCCATTGTACCT GTGAACACTTTGCAGAACTGGCTGTCAGAGTTCAATATGTGGGTCCCACCCCAAGAAGCGTTTCCTCCAGACACAGACCCAGCACTGGTGATGCATCGTACCTTTAAGGTTCACATCCTCAATGACGAACACAA GAACATGGTGACTAGGGCCAGGGTGGTGGAGGACTGGGCTCGCGATGGAGGGGTACTGCTGATGGGCTATGAGATGTACCGTCTCCTGTCGCTGAAGAAAAACCTTATGGCcgggaggaagaagaagaacaagaaaacgACAGGACCTGTTGTAATCAACCTGGATGAAGAGGACAGGCAGCAGGAACTGCTCAAAG GTATTGAGAGAGCTTTAGCCCGACCTGGTCCGGATGTGGTGATCTGTGATGAAGGCCATCGCATCAAGAACTGTCATGCCAGCACGTCCCAGGCTTTGAAGAACATTCGAACCAGACGCCGTGTGGTCCTGACCGGCTACCCGCTCCAGAACAACCTGATTGAGTACTGGTGCATGGTGGACTTTGTTCGACCCAACTTCCTAG GTACGCGGCAGGAGTTCAGCAACATGTTTGAGCGTCCTATTCTGAACGGGCAATGTGTGGACAGCACGCCTCAGGACATTCAGCTGATGAGGTACAGGAGCCACGTCCTGCACAGCCTGCTAGAAGGCTTCGTACAGAG ACGAGGCCATGATGTGCTTAAGGACCAGCTGCCCTCCAAGGAGGAGCATGTGATCCTGGTGCGTCTGTCTCCACTGCAAAGGGCACTGTACAAGGAGTTCATGAACCGCTTCAGAGAAGCAGGAAACACCGGCTGGCTCAGCCTCAACCCACTGAAGGCTTTCTGCGTCTGCTGCAAG ATTTGGAACCATCCAGACGTCCTGTACGAGGCCTTGCAGAAGGAAAATCTGGCAAGTGACCAGGACTTGGACCTTGATGACATCACGTCCACAGGACCTGCACGATGTCCAGCCGCCCCCAATCAGAAGTCCAATCCCCTGGAGAATCCTAACCCGATTGGTGGATTGAGTCTTAACCAGCTGCAGGAGAAAGCCAATCAGGTCATCACCTATGAGTGG GCGAAGGACATCATGTGTGACTACAAACCCGGCATGTTGGAGAACTCGGCAAAGATGGTGTTGCTTTTCCACTTGATTGAGGAGAGCATTAGGAAGGGAGACAAACTCCTTGTCTTCAg TCAAAGTCTGTCCACATTGACTGTAATTGAGGAATTTTTGGCCAAGAGAACGGTGCCTACATCCCCCCACACTTCAGGCAGGGACAGACCCAACCACAATTGGGTCCGCAACCTGAATTACTACA GACTGGATGGAAGTACAACGgcctcagagagagagagactgataAACCAGTTCAATGATCCATCCAACACCTCAGCGTGGGTCTTTCTGTTGTCAACTAG GGCTGGTTGCTTGGGTGTGAACCTGATTGGGGCAAACCGCGTGGTCGTGTTTGACGCCTCCTGGAACCCGTGTCATGATGCCCAGGCCGTGTGCCGCGTCTACCGTTACGGTCAGAGGAAGCCATGTCACATCTACCGCCTAGTGTGTGACTTCACTCTGGAGAAGAAGATCTACGACCGCCAGATCTCTAAACAGGGCATGTCAG ACCGGGTGGTGGATGACTTGAACCCAGTGCTGACTTTCACCAGGAGGGAGGTGGAGTCCCTTCTTCACTTTGTGGAGGAGGAGCCAAACCCCTCCCAGGTGCAGCTGCCGCCCCAGGACAGCGTGGAGAGTGTCCTCAGGAAGATGCTGCACCTCTATCCTCACCTGATTACCAAG CAACCATTTCCCCATGAGTCTTTGCTGATGGACCGCAGGGAGATGAAGTTGAGCCGCGCTGAGAAGAAAGCTGCAAAGAAGGGCtatgaagaggagaagagggcCTCTGTGCCGTATACCCGCCCTTCTTACGCTCACTACTACCCCGCCAGTGACCAAAGCCTCACCAACATCCCTGCCTTCAGCCAGAGAAACTG GCGCCCTCCTCCTCGTACTGAGGACAAGCCAGTGCCCAGTATCAGGCCTGGCCAGTCAACCCCAGTTCCCATGGTCCCCCGCCAGGCATCTTCGGGTTCTGCCTCAGGCAACAGTTCATCCAGGTCCAGCCTTGGGGGATTTCCTGTAAATTGCTTGCAAAAAGCCGGCGTCTTCGTACAGAAGATTGTTACCACTACTG aCATAGTGATTCCAGGCACCAACAGCTCAACAGACGTCCAAGCCAGAATCACAGCTGGAGAGAGCATCCACATAATCAGAGGCACCAAAG GGACTTACATCAGGACATCGGATGGTCGAATCTTTGCCATCAGAGCAGCTAATAAGGCCAAGGCTGCAGAGGAGAGTGCTACAGCGCCACCCAAAG ACTCACAGGTTCCTCCAGAAGACATTTCAACCAGTGGCAATATTGGTTGCCTGTCACCTGACAAGAAGCACCAGGTGCCCTTCAACTCTGTGCCCCGTCCTCTTTCTCCTGACAGTCCAGAGATCATCAACGAGTTGCAGCACTACACATGTGGCATGGGAGCTGGCTCTGCCCCAGCCTCTGGAGCTCAGCCAGAGAGGACGGCAGAGAGCAACGTGAACAGCTTGCCTTCACCCAAATTGGTTCAGACCAATGGCAGCAGTGGGACCGGTTTTCCCAGTGGAAGTATTAGCCACCATGATCCACCTGTGACTAGTGTAATCCAGCCCAACATGGATGCAATGGCCGCCCAAGACCTGCGGACAGGCTCCAAACGCAAAGCCTCCAGCCCGTCTTTGGATGAGCGGCCTCACAAGCAACCTCCTGCCAGCAAACACTCCTCAGCCCCGGTGGCCTCACAAGGCTTCTCCTTCACTGGCAGCTATGGCCTGCCACCTCTGGGCCTCAGCCCCGCCATGTTGGGAGGGTCACTGGGGCACTCACTCTTCATGGGGGGAGGTTCGCCTTACTTCCAGCCCCCCCACACTCAGCTGGGGGATCCCAGCTACATGTACCCAGATCTGTTTGGCTTGGGTGGAGCCAGCACAGCCCCCATATCCTCTTCTTCCACCTCACTGACGACAACCACCACTATTGCCGTCACatcttcttcctcatcatcatcttctgcaAAAGTCAAAGCTGCCAGTTCAGTCCCAGGGGCCCTGCCACCATTCATGCTGAGCCCCAGCATGGCAGGCATGGCTGGGATGCTCCCACCAGGATTCCCCCTCTCTTACAGCCAGTCTCTGGCTAGCCTCTACACAGGGGCGATGCTCCCTGGCGGGCTGCCGGGTCCAGCTGCCACACCCGGTCCGGCCGGAGCTAGCTTCCTGTCCCAGTACCCCCTCGTTGccacctccagctcctcctcctcttctccttcctctttctcccctTCGGCACGGCCTGAGGGCCTCAGGGGCTCGGTGTTAGTGAATGGAAGTAACATTAGCAGCGCCAGCagcacagatgatgatgatgatgatgtaattGAGGTGGGGGGGCAGTGA
- the LOC137138980 gene encoding helicase ARIP4-like isoform X1, translating to MSDEEEELLNRRKTEDAICYITDEDEDNDGDDEDEGIPDQSHGTPFSSENETQEGDPGAWQCTPPPSTSPVGETPAHPPHSQPASRPCSRPASQSPSPPIPLSGTKKRSSKPAHMRRNIRKLLREHQLEAVTKAAQQEELERRHRLEQQRRQDLPVPLLPEYTTGDVTKHVSSSSASTASLREVKPARQDVICLDSSSTGISEDESKTNVPALSTEHRHKTDVIDVSSGEDDTIVHVSKESTNEEEESEPSGAHANDALNRPDARGRVLVNLNHPAEEEDIFLSPQLAQAVKPHQIGGIRFLYDNLVESVERFSSSSGFGCILAHSMGLGKTLQVISFIDVLFRHTQAHTVLAIVPVNTLQNWLSEFNMWVPPQEAFPPDTDPALVMHRTFKVHILNDEHKNMVTRARVVEDWARDGGVLLMGYEMYRLLSLKKNLMAGRKKKNKKTTGPVVINLDEEDRQQELLKGIERALARPGPDVVICDEGHRIKNCHASTSQALKNIRTRRRVVLTGYPLQNNLIEYWCMVDFVRPNFLGTRQEFSNMFERPILNGQCVDSTPQDIQLMRYRSHVLHSLLEGFVQRRGHDVLKDQLPSKEEHVILVRLSPLQRALYKEFMNRFREAGNTGWLSLNPLKAFCVCCKIWNHPDVLYEALQKENLASDQDLDLDDITSTGPARCPAAPNQKSNPLENPNPIGGLSLNQLQEKANQVITYEWAKDIMCDYKPGMLENSAKMVLLFHLIEESIRKGDKLLVFSQSLSTLTVIEEFLAKRTVPTSPHTSGRDRPNHNWVRNLNYYRLDGSTTASERERLINQFNDPSNTSAWVFLLSTRAGCLGVNLIGANRVVVFDASWNPCHDAQAVCRVYRYGQRKPCHIYRLVCDFTLEKKIYDRQISKQGMSDRVVDDLNPVLTFTRREVESLLHFVEEEPNPSQVQLPPQDSVESVLRKMLHLYPHLITKQPFPHESLLMDRREMKLSRAEKKAAKKGYEEEKRASVPYTRPSYAHYYPASDQSLTNIPAFSQRNWRPPPRTEDKPVPSIRPGQSTPVPMVPRQASSGSASGNSSSRSSLGGFPVNCLQKAGVFVQKIVTTTDIVIPGTNSSTDVQARITAGESIHIIRGTKGTYIRTSDGRIFAIRAANKAKAAEESATAPPKDSQVPPEDISTSGNIGCLSPDKKHQVPFNSVPRPLSPDSPEIINELQHYTCGMGAGSAPASGAQPERTAESNVNSLPSPKLVQTNGSSGTGFPSGSISHHDPPVTSVIQPNMDAMAAQDLRTGSKRKASSPSLDERPHKQPPASKHSSAPVASQGFSFTGSYGLPPLGLSPAMLGGSLGHSLFMGGGSPYFQPPHTQLGDPSYMYPDLFGLGGASTAPISSSSTSLTTTTTIAVTSSSSSSSSAKVKAASSVPGALPPFMLSPSMAGMAGMLPPGFPLSYSQSLASLYTGAMLPGGLPGPAATPGPAGASFLSQYPLVATSSSSSSSPSSFSPSARPEGLRGSVLVNGSNISSASSTDDDDDDVIEVGGQ from the exons GAAGTTACTTAGAGAGCATCAGTTGGAGGCAGTGACCAAAGCCGcccagcaggaggagctggagaggagGCATCGtttggagcagcagagaagacAGGATCTCCCAGTACCACTGCTGCCTGAATACACAACTG GCGATGTGACAAAGCATGTGTCTTCATCGTCTGCATCAACAGCATCACTGCGAGAAGTGAAGCCAGCCAGACAGGACGTGATCTGCCTGGACTCCAGCAGCACTGGCATCAGCGAGGATGAGAGCAAAACTAACGTACCAGCCCTTTCTACagagcacagacacaaaacag ATGTGATAGATGTGAGCTCAGGCGAGGACGACACCATTGTCCATGTCAGCAAAGAGTCCACTAACGAGGAAGAAGAGAGCGAGCCGAGCGGTGCGCACGCCAACGACGCCCTCAATCGACCAGACGCTCGGGGCAGGGTGCTGGTCAACCTTAACCACCCagcggaggaggaggacatTTTTCTGTCGCCTCAGCTGGCACAAGCTGTCAAACCTCACCAG ATTGGTGGGATCCGTTTCCTGTATGACAACCTCGTGGAGTCGGTGGAGcgtttcagcagcagcagcggatTCGGCTGTATCCTCGCTCACAGCATGGGCCTGGGCAAAACGCTGCAGGTCATCTCCTTCATCGACGTCCTGTTCAGACACACCCAAGCTCACACTGTGCTCGCCATTGTACCT GTGAACACTTTGCAGAACTGGCTGTCAGAGTTCAATATGTGGGTCCCACCCCAAGAAGCGTTTCCTCCAGACACAGACCCAGCACTGGTGATGCATCGTACCTTTAAGGTTCACATCCTCAATGACGAACACAA GAACATGGTGACTAGGGCCAGGGTGGTGGAGGACTGGGCTCGCGATGGAGGGGTACTGCTGATGGGCTATGAGATGTACCGTCTCCTGTCGCTGAAGAAAAACCTTATGGCcgggaggaagaagaagaacaagaaaacgACAGGACCTGTTGTAATCAACCTGGATGAAGAGGACAGGCAGCAGGAACTGCTCAAAG GTATTGAGAGAGCTTTAGCCCGACCTGGTCCGGATGTGGTGATCTGTGATGAAGGCCATCGCATCAAGAACTGTCATGCCAGCACGTCCCAGGCTTTGAAGAACATTCGAACCAGACGCCGTGTGGTCCTGACCGGCTACCCGCTCCAGAACAACCTGATTGAGTACTGGTGCATGGTGGACTTTGTTCGACCCAACTTCCTAG GTACGCGGCAGGAGTTCAGCAACATGTTTGAGCGTCCTATTCTGAACGGGCAATGTGTGGACAGCACGCCTCAGGACATTCAGCTGATGAGGTACAGGAGCCACGTCCTGCACAGCCTGCTAGAAGGCTTCGTACAGAG ACGAGGCCATGATGTGCTTAAGGACCAGCTGCCCTCCAAGGAGGAGCATGTGATCCTGGTGCGTCTGTCTCCACTGCAAAGGGCACTGTACAAGGAGTTCATGAACCGCTTCAGAGAAGCAGGAAACACCGGCTGGCTCAGCCTCAACCCACTGAAGGCTTTCTGCGTCTGCTGCAAG ATTTGGAACCATCCAGACGTCCTGTACGAGGCCTTGCAGAAGGAAAATCTGGCAAGTGACCAGGACTTGGACCTTGATGACATCACGTCCACAGGACCTGCACGATGTCCAGCCGCCCCCAATCAGAAGTCCAATCCCCTGGAGAATCCTAACCCGATTGGTGGATTGAGTCTTAACCAGCTGCAGGAGAAAGCCAATCAGGTCATCACCTATGAGTGG GCGAAGGACATCATGTGTGACTACAAACCCGGCATGTTGGAGAACTCGGCAAAGATGGTGTTGCTTTTCCACTTGATTGAGGAGAGCATTAGGAAGGGAGACAAACTCCTTGTCTTCAg TCAAAGTCTGTCCACATTGACTGTAATTGAGGAATTTTTGGCCAAGAGAACGGTGCCTACATCCCCCCACACTTCAGGCAGGGACAGACCCAACCACAATTGGGTCCGCAACCTGAATTACTACA GACTGGATGGAAGTACAACGgcctcagagagagagagactgataAACCAGTTCAATGATCCATCCAACACCTCAGCGTGGGTCTTTCTGTTGTCAACTAG GGCTGGTTGCTTGGGTGTGAACCTGATTGGGGCAAACCGCGTGGTCGTGTTTGACGCCTCCTGGAACCCGTGTCATGATGCCCAGGCCGTGTGCCGCGTCTACCGTTACGGTCAGAGGAAGCCATGTCACATCTACCGCCTAGTGTGTGACTTCACTCTGGAGAAGAAGATCTACGACCGCCAGATCTCTAAACAGGGCATGTCAG ACCGGGTGGTGGATGACTTGAACCCAGTGCTGACTTTCACCAGGAGGGAGGTGGAGTCCCTTCTTCACTTTGTGGAGGAGGAGCCAAACCCCTCCCAGGTGCAGCTGCCGCCCCAGGACAGCGTGGAGAGTGTCCTCAGGAAGATGCTGCACCTCTATCCTCACCTGATTACCAAG CAACCATTTCCCCATGAGTCTTTGCTGATGGACCGCAGGGAGATGAAGTTGAGCCGCGCTGAGAAGAAAGCTGCAAAGAAGGGCtatgaagaggagaagagggcCTCTGTGCCGTATACCCGCCCTTCTTACGCTCACTACTACCCCGCCAGTGACCAAAGCCTCACCAACATCCCTGCCTTCAGCCAGAGAAACTG GCGCCCTCCTCCTCGTACTGAGGACAAGCCAGTGCCCAGTATCAGGCCTGGCCAGTCAACCCCAGTTCCCATGGTCCCCCGCCAGGCATCTTCGGGTTCTGCCTCAGGCAACAGTTCATCCAGGTCCAGCCTTGGGGGATTTCCTGTAAATTGCTTGCAAAAAGCCGGCGTCTTCGTACAGAAGATTGTTACCACTACTG aCATAGTGATTCCAGGCACCAACAGCTCAACAGACGTCCAAGCCAGAATCACAGCTGGAGAGAGCATCCACATAATCAGAGGCACCAAAG GGACTTACATCAGGACATCGGATGGTCGAATCTTTGCCATCAGAGCAGCTAATAAGGCCAAGGCTGCAGAGGAGAGTGCTACAGCGCCACCCAAAG ACTCACAGGTTCCTCCAGAAGACATTTCAACCAGTGGCAATATTGGTTGCCTGTCACCTGACAAGAAGCACCAGGTGCCCTTCAACTCTGTGCCCCGTCCTCTTTCTCCTGACAGTCCAGAGATCATCAACGAGTTGCAGCACTACACATGTGGCATGGGAGCTGGCTCTGCCCCAGCCTCTGGAGCTCAGCCAGAGAGGACGGCAGAGAGCAACGTGAACAGCTTGCCTTCACCCAAATTGGTTCAGACCAATGGCAGCAGTGGGACCGGTTTTCCCAGTGGAAGTATTAGCCACCATGATCCACCTGTGACTAGTGTAATCCAGCCCAACATGGATGCAATGGCCGCCCAAGACCTGCGGACAGGCTCCAAACGCAAAGCCTCCAGCCCGTCTTTGGATGAGCGGCCTCACAAGCAACCTCCTGCCAGCAAACACTCCTCAGCCCCGGTGGCCTCACAAGGCTTCTCCTTCACTGGCAGCTATGGCCTGCCACCTCTGGGCCTCAGCCCCGCCATGTTGGGAGGGTCACTGGGGCACTCACTCTTCATGGGGGGAGGTTCGCCTTACTTCCAGCCCCCCCACACTCAGCTGGGGGATCCCAGCTACATGTACCCAGATCTGTTTGGCTTGGGTGGAGCCAGCACAGCCCCCATATCCTCTTCTTCCACCTCACTGACGACAACCACCACTATTGCCGTCACatcttcttcctcatcatcatcttctgcaAAAGTCAAAGCTGCCAGTTCAGTCCCAGGGGCCCTGCCACCATTCATGCTGAGCCCCAGCATGGCAGGCATGGCTGGGATGCTCCCACCAGGATTCCCCCTCTCTTACAGCCAGTCTCTGGCTAGCCTCTACACAGGGGCGATGCTCCCTGGCGGGCTGCCGGGTCCAGCTGCCACACCCGGTCCGGCCGGAGCTAGCTTCCTGTCCCAGTACCCCCTCGTTGccacctccagctcctcctcctcttctccttcctctttctcccctTCGGCACGGCCTGAGGGCCTCAGGGGCTCGGTGTTAGTGAATGGAAGTAACATTAGCAGCGCCAGCagcacagatgatgatgatgatgatgtaattGAGGTGGGGGGGCAGTGA